A region from the Carboxydocella sporoproducens DSM 16521 genome encodes:
- the mazG gene encoding nucleoside triphosphate pyrophosphohydrolase, protein MAEIYIVGLGPGDEQTFPLGNWQLLKGFTGPIIFRTYRHPIVDWLKQQGITGASCDHFYEEAEDFAAVYEKIVQELVGQATQKGQLAYCVPGHPLVAETSVQWLLKRCESEGITVRILPAMSFLDAIYAALKIDPAQGGLQIIDALALAQTRINPRNGLLLLQVYNQLVASETKLTLMEFYPDEYPVTVIRGAGLADEKKVVIPLYELDRLPWIDHLTSIYLAPNPEGKPEFGHYALEPLATVMEKLRSEQGCPWDREQTHQSLKPFLIEEAYEVLEAIDNQDMEALCEELGDVLLQVVFHTQIAREHEYFDLNDVIMVITEKMIRRHPHVFADTQVADSREVIRNWEQIKAQEKKEQGKEEKSLLAGVPRSLPALLQAYKLQAKAAKVGFDWDNWRGAWDKVQEELRELGQVLDDRQKRQEELGDLLFALVNLARFFDIDPEEALKGTCSKFRRRFAFIEQTVRERGQKLEELALAELDKIWELAKNHENISKKNG, encoded by the coding sequence ATGGCAGAAATATATATTGTCGGCCTTGGTCCCGGTGATGAGCAAACTTTCCCTCTGGGCAACTGGCAGTTGCTCAAGGGCTTTACCGGGCCGATAATTTTCCGTACATATAGACATCCTATTGTTGACTGGTTAAAACAACAGGGTATTACAGGCGCTAGCTGTGACCATTTTTATGAAGAAGCTGAGGATTTTGCTGCCGTATATGAAAAAATCGTACAGGAGCTGGTTGGACAAGCAACACAAAAGGGGCAGCTGGCTTATTGTGTACCCGGGCATCCACTGGTGGCAGAGACCAGTGTGCAATGGTTGCTGAAGCGCTGTGAGTCAGAGGGGATAACAGTCAGGATATTGCCGGCCATGAGTTTTCTGGATGCTATTTATGCAGCCCTGAAAATAGACCCGGCGCAAGGGGGGCTACAAATAATTGACGCTTTAGCGCTGGCCCAAACCCGGATCAATCCCAGAAATGGCCTGCTTCTGCTGCAGGTATATAACCAGCTGGTTGCTTCTGAGACTAAACTAACTTTGATGGAATTTTACCCGGATGAATATCCAGTTACAGTTATCCGGGGGGCAGGATTGGCTGACGAAAAAAAGGTAGTCATACCCCTGTATGAACTGGATCGTTTGCCCTGGATAGATCATCTCACCAGTATCTATTTAGCCCCCAATCCGGAGGGGAAACCTGAATTCGGCCATTATGCCCTGGAACCCCTGGCGACGGTTATGGAAAAATTGCGTTCAGAGCAGGGATGTCCCTGGGACCGGGAGCAAACCCATCAAAGCTTGAAACCTTTTTTAATTGAAGAAGCCTATGAAGTTTTAGAGGCCATCGACAACCAGGATATGGAGGCGCTTTGTGAAGAACTGGGGGATGTGCTGTTACAGGTGGTTTTTCATACACAAATTGCCCGTGAACATGAATATTTTGATTTAAATGATGTCATAATGGTAATAACTGAGAAAATGATCCGCCGCCATCCCCATGTCTTTGCCGATACACAGGTGGCTGATAGCAGAGAGGTGATACGTAACTGGGAACAGATCAAGGCCCAGGAAAAGAAGGAACAGGGCAAAGAGGAGAAATCGCTACTAGCGGGTGTTCCCAGATCCCTGCCGGCCTTGCTGCAGGCATATAAACTGCAGGCTAAAGCAGCCAAGGTGGGCTTTGACTGGGATAACTGGCGAGGAGCCTGGGACAAGGTTCAGGAGGAATTGCGGGAACTGGGACAGGTTTTAGATGACCGGCAAAAACGACAGGAGGAGCTGGGTGACCTGCTCTTCGCTCTGGTCAATCTGGCGCGCTTTTTCGACATTGATCCCGAGGAGGCACTAAAAGGAACTTGTAGTAAATTTCGCCGTCGCTTTGCCTTTATCGAGCAAACGGTAAGGGAGCGGGGCCAGAAGCTGGAGGAGCTGGCTCTGGCGGAATTAGACAAAATATGGGAACTGGCTAAAAACCATGAAAATATTTCTAAAAAAAATGGGTAA